The following are encoded in a window of Gossypium raimondii isolate GPD5lz chromosome 13, ASM2569854v1, whole genome shotgun sequence genomic DNA:
- the LOC105783998 gene encoding transcription factor bHLH30 translates to MCAKKEEYQGDYPRPIHNLQASQQHHQLHNDELFGATTGGLVFPQLPWSFPPVHALSPIQYFTGNPVQDHVHDSFLVPPPSSSYGGLFTPTAPPAAALQFAYDGAPSVNRLRILSDSFGAVGSAPLGLQAELGKMTAQEIMDAKAMAASKSHSEAERRRRERINNHLAKLRSLLPSTTKTDKASLLAEVIQHVKELKRQTCLIAETSPVPTETDELTVDTSDQDGKFVIKASLCCEDRSDLLPDLIKALKDLRLKTLKAEITTLGGRVKNVLFITGEEQESSCSSDGGDVIGSIQEALKAVMEKSTCGDESNSSGNVKRQRTNISTVLQRRSL, encoded by the exons ATGTGTGCAAAGAAAGAAGAATATCAAGGAGACTATCCTCGACCTATCCATAACCTACAAGCTTCCCAACAACACCACCAACTACACAACGATGAGTTATTTGGAGCAACTACGGGAGGGTTGGTATTCCCTCAACTACCTTGGTCTTTCCCACCGGTTCACGCTCTCAGTCCAATCCAGTACTTCACCGGAAACCCGGTTCAGGACCATGTCCACGACTCTTTTCTAGTCCCCCCTCCATCATCATCATACGGGGGGTTATTTACCCCAACAGCTCCTCCTGCCGCTGCCCTACAGTTTGCATACGATGGTGCCCCATCAGTTAATCGCCTGAGGATCTTATCCGACAGTTTTGGAGCTGTTGGCTCAGCTCCTTTGGGGCTACAAGCTGAGTTAGGTAAGATGACCGCTCAAGAAATCATGGACGCTAAGGCTATGGCTGCTTCTAAGAGTCACAGTGAAGCtgaaaggagaagaagagaacGAATCAACAACCATCTCGCAAAGCTACGCAGCTTACTCCCAAGCACCACCAAA ACGGACAAGGCTTCACTGCTTGCGGAAGTGATCCAACACGTGAAAGAGCTTAAACGGCAAACGTGTTTGATAGCAGAAACAAGTCCGGTACCGACCGAAACCGATGAACTAACGGTGGATACATCGGACCAAGATGGTAAGTTCGTGATAAAAGCTTCGCTTTGCTGTGAAGATAGGTCCGATCTTTTGCCTGACCTAATCAAAGCATTGAAAGATTTACGTCTCAAAACACTGAAAGCTGAGATCACGACGCTGGGCGGGCGTGTCAAGAATGTACTCTTCATTACCGGAGAGGAACAAGAATCGAGCTGTAGCAGTGATGGTGGTGACGTTATTGGTTCAATACAAGAAGCATTGAAAGCGGTGATGGAGAAGAGTACTTGTGGGGATGAATCTAATTCTTCAGGGAATGTTAAGAGACAACGAACCAACATCAGTACTGTTCTTCAACGCAGGTCTCTTTAA